A genomic stretch from Komagataeibacter xylinus includes:
- a CDS encoding aldo/keto reductase produces the protein MQYRQLGRSGLRISAFTLGTMTFGGKGDFAKTGDTDLAGARRQLDLCIEAGINMFDTADIYSAGVSEEILGAALKGRSDDIMVTTKARFTMGKGANDAGLSRYHLIRSCEASLKRLGRDHIDLYYLHEWDGQTPLDETLEALDTLTRAGKIRYTGVSNFSAWHLMKALSVAERDRLIAPVAQQIYYSLQAREAEYELLPLSLDQGIGVQVWSPMAGGLLSGKYRRGKPQPAGTRQIEKWGEPPVHDIEKLYDVVEVLVSIAEARNISAAQVALAWVAQRPAITSIVIGARTEAQLVDNLKAADLVLSAEEISRLDAASAPPLLYPYWHQASNASDRLSAADLLLLGPAVAAKAKKAE, from the coding sequence ATGCAATACCGCCAGCTTGGCCGTTCAGGCCTCAGGATTTCCGCCTTCACGTTGGGCACCATGACCTTTGGCGGCAAGGGCGACTTTGCCAAGACCGGTGATACGGACCTTGCAGGCGCCCGCCGCCAGCTTGACCTGTGCATCGAGGCCGGGATCAACATGTTCGATACCGCCGATATCTATTCAGCCGGTGTGTCGGAGGAAATTCTTGGCGCGGCGCTGAAGGGCCGCAGCGATGACATCATGGTCACCACCAAGGCCCGCTTTACCATGGGCAAAGGCGCGAATGACGCCGGGCTGTCGCGCTATCACCTCATCCGCTCATGCGAAGCCAGCCTCAAACGGCTGGGGCGTGACCATATCGACCTGTATTACCTGCATGAATGGGATGGCCAGACCCCGCTTGATGAAACGCTCGAAGCGCTCGACACCCTGACCCGCGCGGGCAAGATCCGTTATACCGGGGTGTCCAATTTCTCGGCATGGCACCTGATGAAGGCGCTGTCGGTTGCCGAACGTGACCGGCTGATCGCACCCGTCGCGCAGCAGATCTATTACTCGCTGCAGGCGCGCGAGGCGGAATATGAACTGCTGCCGCTTTCGCTCGACCAGGGCATTGGCGTGCAGGTGTGGAGTCCCATGGCCGGGGGCCTGCTTTCGGGCAAGTACCGTCGGGGCAAGCCGCAGCCCGCAGGGACGCGCCAGATCGAGAAATGGGGCGAGCCGCCGGTTCATGATATCGAAAAGCTCTATGATGTGGTGGAAGTCCTCGTCAGCATTGCCGAGGCCCGCAACATCTCCGCCGCCCAGGTGGCGCTGGCATGGGTGGCGCAGCGGCCCGCCATTACCTCCATCGTGATCGGCGCACGCACCGAGGCGCAGCTTGTCGATAACCTCAAGGCCGCCGACCTTGTGCTGAGTGCTGAAGAAATCAGCCGCCTTGATGCAGCAAGCGCCCCCCCGCTGCTCTATCCCTACTGGCATCAGGCCAGCAATGCGTCTGACCGCCTCTCGGCCGCTGACCTGCTGCTGCTTGGTCCGGCAGTGGCGGCCAAGGCCAAAAAGGCAGAGTAA
- the clpB gene encoding ATP-dependent chaperone ClpB, with protein sequence MNIEKFTERSRGFLQAAQTIAMRDYNQQLTPEHLLKALLDDDQGAASALIRAAGGDVPAITSANEAALAKLPKVQGSGAGQPSATGELVRVLDAAEQAAQKAGDGFVAQDRLLAAIAASETPAGQALRAGGATPQALEKAIATIRKGRTVDSENAEANFDALKKYARDVTEVALQGKLDPVIGRDEEIRRAIQVLARRSKNNPVLIGEPGVGKTAIVEGLAQRIVNGDVPEALKNKKLLSLDMGALVAGAKFRGEFEERLKAVLKEIESAEGQIILFIDEMHTLVGAGRSDGAMDASNLIKPELARGVLHCIGATTLDEYRKYIEKDAALARRFQPVYVGEPTVADTISILRGIKEKYELHHGIRISDGALVAAATLSNRYITDRFLPDKAIDLVDEAASRLRMQIDSKPEELDELDRRLIQLKIEREAIRKEDDAASKERLVKLEGELSELQEKSDALTAAWHAEKDRVNAVQKLQEEMDQIRSDIEIAQRKGDLARASELMYSRLPQLQAQIAKAQEEADQISKGDGMVSDTVTDQGIAAVVSRWTGVPVDRMLEGERAKLLRMEDELRKSVVGQEPALKAVSNAVRRARAGLQDPNRPIGSFLFLGPTGVGKTELCKALARFLFDDEKALLRIDMSEFMEKHAVSRLVGAPPGYVGYEEGGVLTEAVRRRPYQVILFDEVEKAHEDVFNILLQVLDDGRLTDGQGRTVDFRNTLIVLTSNLGSDVLAHLPDGESVDSVRPEVMQVVRNHFRPEFLNRLDEIILFSRLQKADMGKIVEIQIGRLRKLLADRNIQLRLDKGGETWLANEGYDPVYGARPLKRVIQRALQNPLAGLLLEGTIHDGETVTVDAKDDHLTINGTEVEAD encoded by the coding sequence ATGAACATCGAGAAATTCACGGAACGTTCGCGCGGTTTCCTGCAGGCTGCCCAGACCATTGCCATGCGCGACTACAACCAGCAGTTGACACCCGAGCACCTGCTCAAGGCCCTGCTTGATGATGATCAGGGCGCCGCTTCCGCCCTGATCCGTGCCGCAGGCGGTGACGTGCCCGCCATTACCAGCGCCAACGAAGCCGCTCTTGCCAAGCTGCCAAAGGTGCAGGGCAGTGGCGCAGGCCAGCCCAGCGCCACCGGTGAACTGGTGCGCGTGCTTGATGCAGCCGAGCAGGCCGCACAGAAGGCGGGTGATGGCTTTGTTGCGCAGGACCGGCTGCTCGCCGCCATTGCCGCATCTGAAACACCTGCCGGTCAGGCCCTGCGTGCTGGTGGTGCCACGCCACAGGCGCTGGAAAAAGCCATTGCCACCATCCGCAAGGGACGCACCGTGGATAGCGAAAACGCCGAAGCCAATTTTGACGCGCTGAAGAAATATGCCCGCGACGTGACCGAGGTGGCCCTTCAGGGCAAGCTCGATCCGGTCATTGGCCGTGATGAGGAAATCCGCCGCGCCATTCAGGTGCTGGCACGCCGCAGCAAGAACAACCCGGTTCTGATCGGTGAGCCAGGCGTTGGCAAGACCGCCATCGTTGAAGGGCTGGCCCAGCGTATCGTCAATGGCGACGTGCCCGAGGCGCTCAAGAACAAGAAGCTCCTCTCGCTCGACATGGGTGCGCTGGTTGCAGGTGCGAAGTTCCGTGGTGAGTTCGAGGAACGCCTGAAAGCGGTACTGAAGGAGATCGAGTCCGCCGAAGGCCAGATCATCCTGTTCATCGATGAGATGCACACCCTCGTGGGCGCAGGCCGCAGCGACGGCGCGATGGATGCCTCCAACCTCATCAAGCCCGAACTCGCCCGTGGCGTGCTGCACTGCATTGGTGCCACCACGCTCGATGAATATCGCAAGTATATCGAGAAGGATGCGGCTCTCGCCCGGCGGTTCCAGCCGGTCTATGTGGGTGAGCCGACGGTGGCCGACACCATCTCCATCCTGCGTGGCATCAAGGAGAAATACGAACTCCATCACGGTATCCGTATTTCCGATGGTGCGTTGGTGGCGGCGGCAACGCTGTCCAACCGCTACATCACCGACCGCTTCCTGCCTGACAAGGCGATCGACCTTGTCGATGAGGCCGCAAGCCGCCTGCGCATGCAGATCGATAGCAAGCCCGAGGAACTCGATGAGCTTGACCGCCGCCTGATCCAGCTCAAGATCGAGCGCGAAGCCATTCGCAAGGAAGACGACGCGGCGAGCAAGGAGCGTCTGGTCAAGCTGGAAGGCGAACTGTCGGAACTGCAGGAAAAATCCGATGCGCTGACCGCCGCCTGGCATGCTGAAAAGGATCGCGTGAACGCGGTGCAGAAGCTGCAGGAGGAAATGGACCAGATCCGTTCGGATATAGAGATCGCCCAGCGCAAGGGTGACCTCGCCCGGGCATCGGAGCTGATGTACAGCCGCCTGCCGCAGCTTCAGGCCCAGATTGCCAAGGCGCAGGAAGAGGCTGACCAGATCAGCAAGGGCGATGGCATGGTCAGCGATACCGTGACCGATCAGGGTATCGCCGCCGTAGTTTCGCGCTGGACCGGCGTGCCGGTGGACCGCATGCTCGAAGGCGAGCGCGCCAAGCTGCTGCGCATGGAAGATGAACTGCGCAAGAGCGTGGTGGGGCAGGAACCCGCGCTCAAGGCCGTCTCTAACGCCGTGCGCCGTGCCCGTGCGGGTCTGCAGGATCCCAACCGTCCCATCGGTTCGTTCCTGTTCCTCGGCCCGACGGGCGTGGGCAAGACCGAGCTGTGCAAGGCGCTGGCCCGCTTCCTGTTTGATGACGAGAAAGCCCTGCTGCGCATCGACATGAGCGAGTTCATGGAGAAGCATGCCGTCTCGCGTCTGGTCGGTGCCCCTCCCGGCTATGTCGGCTATGAGGAAGGTGGCGTGCTGACCGAGGCTGTCCGCCGCAGGCCCTATCAGGTCATTCTGTTTGATGAGGTCGAGAAGGCGCATGAGGATGTATTCAACATCCTGCTGCAGGTGCTCGATGATGGGCGCCTGACCGATGGGCAGGGACGCACGGTCGATTTCCGCAACACCCTGATCGTGCTGACCAGCAACCTTGGTTCCGACGTGCTGGCGCATCTGCCGGATGGTGAATCGGTTGATAGCGTGCGGCCCGAGGTCATGCAGGTGGTGCGCAACCACTTCCGGCCCGAGTTCCTCAACCGTCTGGACGAGATCATCCTGTTCTCCCGCCTGCAGAAGGCGGATATGGGCAAGATCGTGGAAATCCAGATCGGTCGCCTGCGCAAGCTTCTGGCTGACCGCAACATCCAGCTCCGTCTGGACAAGGGCGGGGAGACCTGGCTGGCAAATGAGGGTTACGACCCCGTCTATGGTGCGCGTCCGCTCAAGCGCGTGATCCAGCGCGCCCTGCAGAACCCGCTTGCGGGCCTGCTGCTTGAAGGCACCATTCATGACGGTGAAACCGTGACTGTCGATGCGAAGGATGACCACCTGACCATCAACGGCACCGAGGTCGAGGCCGATTGA
- a CDS encoding IS3 family transposase (programmed frameshift), translating into MVEKKKTSRYSPEFRERAVRLLDEHRSDYPSISAACREIGGKLGCSGDSLHDWWKQARRDVGAQPGPTTAGTARIKALEREVRELRQANEILKKASAYFCAGGARPPVSQMIAFIEACRTDYGVEPICRVLPIAPSTFYHQAAIARDPARASIRAQCDRDLMAHIRRIWHDNRNVYGARKVLHSLQREGRKVARCTVERLMRQMGLKGVIRGRKVITTRPDTARPCPDDRVNRQFRAEVPNQLRVSDFTYVQTRNGMVYVAFVIDVFARRIVGWKVSTSMTTQFVLDALEQAIWQRKPAGNKVLIHHSDRGSQYLSIRYTERLALAGIDASVGTVGDSYDNALAETINGLYKAEVIHHLGPWKSMVQVEWETLRWVDWYNNRRLLAPIGYRPPAEAERAFYADQSRLDIAA; encoded by the exons ATGGTAGAGAAGAAGAAAACATCGCGTTATTCGCCTGAGTTCCGTGAGCGCGCCGTGCGCCTTCTGGACGAACATCGATCGGATTACCCGAGCATTTCGGCAGCCTGTCGGGAGATTGGTGGCAAGCTTGGCTGTTCGGGAGACAGCCTGCACGACTGGTGGAAGCAGGCGCGGCGAGATGTTGGTGCACAACCGGGACCGACCACAGCCGGGACGGCACGGATCAAGGCATTGGAGCGTGAGGTTCGTGAACTGCGTCAGGCCAATGAGATCCTCAAGAAAGCTTCGGCTTATT TTTGCGCAGGCGGAGCTCGACCGCCCGTTTCGCAAATGATCGCGTTTATTGAAGCCTGTCGTACCGATTATGGGGTCGAGCCAATCTGTCGCGTTCTGCCGATTGCCCCTTCCACGTTTTATCATCAGGCGGCCATAGCGAGAGATCCGGCCAGAGCCAGCATACGAGCACAATGTGATAGGGATCTGATGGCGCATATCCGTCGGATCTGGCACGACAACCGTAATGTTTATGGTGCGCGCAAAGTCTTGCACAGCCTGCAGCGCGAAGGACGGAAGGTCGCGCGCTGCACTGTCGAGCGCCTGATGCGGCAGATGGGCCTGAAGGGGGTGATCCGGGGCAGGAAGGTCATCACGACCCGTCCGGATACGGCGCGTCCCTGTCCCGATGACAGGGTCAACCGGCAGTTCCGGGCCGAGGTTCCCAACCAGCTCCGGGTCTCGGACTTCACCTATGTCCAGACCCGGAATGGCATGGTCTATGTGGCGTTTGTCATTGATGTATTCGCCCGCAGGATCGTGGGCTGGAAGGTCTCGACCTCCATGACCACCCAGTTCGTGCTCGATGCCCTTGAACAGGCCATCTGGCAACGAAAGCCTGCAGGAAATAAGGTGCTGATCCATCATTCGGACCGTGGATCACAATATCTGTCGATCCGATATACCGAACGCCTGGCGCTGGCTGGCATCGATGCCTCGGTCGGCACGGTCGGTGACAGTTACGATAATGCACTGGCGGAGACGATCAACGGTTTATACAAGGCCGAAGTTATCCATCATCTGGGGCCATGGAAATCCATGGTGCAGGTCGAATGGGAAACACTCAGATGGGTGGACTGGTATAATAATCGACGCCTATTGGCACCAATTGGCTACAGGCCTCCCGCCGAAGCCGAACGCGCCTTCTATGCAGATCAGAGCAGACTTGATATCGCAGCCTGA
- a CDS encoding IclR family transcriptional regulator, which yields MNLDKNVSGTIQKAMRLLQIVENAGTTGLALADIVARSDGLAKTTCHRLLASLQRGKLIEQVPQTRRYRRVGTGMEFVRLSHSTAVHTREWKRMIASLAVAAGDAFFLFRRQGFDAICIDACFGSDQTPSLCRGVGGRIPIGAGSASLMLLSGCMESEQEQVLSHNTPYLRDHYAYCPRETMARVQRARQDGFDQEHGQFIPNIGGMSVPVPVTRGSASLALGVSFYLSEHTTTSCTLLMRRLTHAAQRFQELHGMEQPA from the coding sequence ATGAATTTGGACAAGAATGTTTCAGGAACGATCCAGAAGGCCATGCGCCTGCTGCAAATTGTTGAAAATGCAGGAACAACGGGCCTTGCCCTGGCCGATATCGTTGCCCGCAGCGACGGCCTTGCCAAGACAACATGTCATCGCCTCCTCGCCTCGCTCCAGCGTGGAAAACTGATCGAGCAGGTACCACAAACACGCCGTTACCGCCGCGTCGGCACCGGCATGGAGTTTGTCCGGCTTTCCCATTCCACCGCAGTTCACACGCGTGAATGGAAACGCATGATCGCCTCGCTGGCCGTAGCGGCGGGGGATGCGTTCTTTCTGTTCCGTCGGCAGGGCTTTGACGCAATCTGCATCGATGCCTGTTTTGGCAGTGACCAGACACCCTCCCTCTGCCGTGGCGTGGGCGGACGGATACCCATAGGGGCAGGCAGCGCCTCGCTCATGCTGCTTTCCGGATGCATGGAGTCGGAACAGGAACAGGTCCTGAGCCACAACACGCCATATCTACGTGATCATTACGCCTACTGCCCACGCGAGACGATGGCGCGCGTCCAGCGCGCCCGGCAGGATGGGTTTGACCAGGAGCACGGACAGTTCATTCCCAATATCGGGGGCATGTCGGTGCCGGTGCCGGTCACGCGGGGATCGGCCTCCCTCGCCCTGGGGGTTTCATTCTACCTGTCGGAACATACGACAACATCCTGCACATTGCTCATGCGGCGCCTCACCCACGCGGCACAACGTTTCCAGGAACTGCACGGCATGGAACAGCCGGCATAA
- a CDS encoding ABC transporter permease, whose amino-acid sequence MLRLVMRHIVGSVGLLVAVSMTGFTLLRLAPGGPLAQFALAPGMTQERLRTIAHQMGLDQPLWLQYLRWLGAILLGDWGRSYRDQQPVTHVIATHLGATTELVAIVILISFPIGAALGLWGALTTARIVDRVISVFSMVCYSAPTFWIGLVLIYVFSIRFGLLPAGGMVSPGTSSFMDRVRHLVLPVSVLVTVMVPVWCRYMRAFAEDVLRHDYIRTGLAMGLPAWRVYGRHVLGNAMLPMISVLGTQVPALLGGTLITETVFIWPGIGRLFLDSLQYRDYPVVMGILMSSAICVIVAAIIAETCYRSIDSRLAL is encoded by the coding sequence ATGCTCCGTCTTGTAATGCGGCATATTGTCGGCAGCGTGGGGTTGCTGGTGGCGGTTTCCATGACAGGATTCACGCTTCTGCGTCTTGCGCCCGGTGGCCCGCTGGCACAGTTCGCGCTGGCGCCGGGCATGACGCAGGAACGCCTGCGGACAATCGCGCACCAGATGGGCCTGGACCAGCCTTTGTGGCTGCAGTACCTGCGGTGGCTCGGGGCCATTCTTCTGGGCGACTGGGGCCGCTCCTACCGTGACCAGCAACCGGTCACGCATGTCATCGCGACCCATCTGGGGGCAACGACGGAACTCGTGGCCATTGTCATCCTGATCTCCTTCCCTATTGGCGCGGCGCTGGGGCTGTGGGGCGCGCTGACGACGGCCCGGATCGTGGACCGGGTCATTTCAGTTTTCAGCATGGTCTGTTATTCGGCGCCCACTTTCTGGATCGGCCTTGTCCTGATCTATGTTTTCTCAATTCGCTTCGGCCTGCTGCCTGCCGGTGGAATGGTCTCGCCGGGCACATCATCCTTCATGGACCGTGTCCGTCACCTTGTACTCCCAGTATCGGTGCTGGTAACGGTCATGGTGCCGGTCTGGTGCCGCTATATGCGTGCCTTTGCCGAGGATGTGCTGCGACACGACTATATTCGCACGGGCCTGGCCATGGGACTGCCCGCATGGCGTGTCTATGGCCGGCATGTGTTGGGCAACGCCATGCTGCCCATGATTTCGGTGCTGGGCACGCAGGTGCCGGCACTGCTGGGCGGGACGCTGATAACGGAGACGGTGTTCATCTGGCCGGGGATCGGTCGGCTGTTCCTCGACTCCCTGCAGTATCGCGATTACCCGGTCGTGATGGGCATCCTCATGTCCAGCGCGATCTGCGTTATTGTCGCGGCCATCATCGCGGAAACCTGTTACCGGTCCATTGATTCGAGGCTGGCGTTATGA
- a CDS encoding ABC transporter permease, with protein sequence MMVSLRRPRGIMDMQVWSLLKRGGPVTNVSLVFVVAMVLACMVGPWVLPYNARHIDLQHHFLPPFSGGHVLGTDEIGRDSLARLLMGGRASLEVGLTATAISATIGMFAGILTGTGIGGWAVRWLLRVIVSLTLCFPAIFLLLTLASIMGPSVSTIIIIISFVIWTETTRVADIQTRTLMQKDFVAAAIGMGATRWHIIMREILPNVLPVVTVTSTLNLARAILLEAYVSYLGYGVQPPDPSWGSLLNNAQEYLVSDPWLAILPGLAITLTVTAIGFVGEAVRDGLGLKRDQA encoded by the coding sequence ATGATGGTGTCGTTGCGTCGGCCGCGCGGCATCATGGACATGCAGGTATGGTCCCTGCTCAAAAGGGGTGGCCCCGTTACCAATGTCTCGCTGGTGTTCGTTGTGGCCATGGTCCTGGCATGCATGGTCGGGCCGTGGGTGCTGCCGTACAATGCGCGCCATATCGACCTGCAGCATCATTTCCTGCCGCCCTTTTCGGGGGGGCATGTGCTGGGCACGGATGAAATCGGGCGCGACAGCCTGGCCAGGCTGCTCATGGGGGGGCGCGCCTCGCTTGAAGTCGGGCTGACGGCCACCGCCATCAGCGCCACCATCGGCATGTTCGCGGGGATCCTGACGGGCACGGGCATCGGGGGATGGGCGGTCCGGTGGCTGCTGCGGGTCATCGTGAGCCTGACTTTATGCTTCCCCGCGATTTTCCTTCTGCTGACGCTGGCGTCGATCATGGGACCGTCGGTTTCGACGATCATCATCATCATCAGCTTCGTGATCTGGACGGAAACGACACGGGTCGCGGATATCCAGACCCGCACCCTGATGCAGAAGGATTTTGTCGCCGCCGCCATCGGCATGGGGGCGACGCGGTGGCATATCATCATGCGCGAGATTCTGCCCAATGTACTGCCCGTGGTCACGGTGACATCCACGCTGAACCTGGCGCGCGCCATCTTGCTGGAAGCCTATGTCAGCTATCTGGGTTATGGCGTACAGCCGCCGGACCCAAGCTGGGGCAGCCTGCTCAACAACGCGCAGGAATACCTGGTTTCGGATCCGTGGTTGGCGATTCTTCCGGGGCTCGCCATCACCCTGACGGTGACCGCGATCGGTTTCGTGGGGGAAGCGGTGCGCGATGGTCTGGGCCTGAAGAGGGACCAGGCATGA